GCCATCAAGCTGTTTTATTTCAAAGACGACGCTATGCTGCTCAACGCAACCGCAGCGTCCGGCCTGGTTTCCACATTGACGCCGATTACCGTGATTTTCGGTGCGATCATGTTCAACCGTATGATGGAAACCACCGGCTGTATCGATATTATCCGCAAATGGCTGGCGACCATCAGCCCGAATCCTGTGGCGCAGCTGATGATTATCGGCTGGTCGTTCGCCTTTATGATTGAGGGGGCATCCGGCTTCGGTACGCCTGCTGCGATTGCCGCCCCGATTCTGATGAGCCTGGGTTTCAACCCGTTGAAAGTGGCGATTTTTACGCTGGTTATGAACTCCGTGCCGGTATCTTTCGGCGCGGTCGGTACGCCGACTTGGTTCGGTTTCGCACCATTAAACCTGAGTGCCGAAAACATCCTTGCCATCGGCAGACAAACTGGTGTGATGCACTTCTTCGCAGGTTTCGTCATTCCCGTCATCGGCTTGAGCTTCATCGTGCCTTGGTCTGAAATCCGTAAAAACTTAGGCTTCATCGGCATCGCCGTTTTCTCTTGTACCATTCCTTATGTTGCATTGGCGATGGTCAACGAAGAATTCCCATCACTCGTTGCCGGCGCAATCGGCCTGATGGTATCAGTATTCGCCGCCAACCACGGCTGGGGCTTGAGCAAAGACCATCCGAAAGACCCGAATGCCGAAAAAGTACCTTTCGCACAAGTCGCCAAAGCACTTGCCCCTCTGGGTATGCTTATCGGCATGCTGGTGGTTACCCGTATCAAACAGCTCGGCATCAAAGGCCTGCTGACCAGCAAAGAAGAATGGTTCAGCTTCCAACTGCCGTTTGATTTGAGCAAAATCACCGTCAGCGACTCTTTGACCATTACCTTCGGCAACATTTTCGGACAAGGCGTCAGCGCGTCTTACCAAACCCTCTACGTTCCTGCATGGATTCCGTTTGTCTTTACCGTTTGGATTTGTATCCTGCTTTATAAAACCAAATTCAAAGACGCCTGGGCTTTCTACGCTGCAACGTTCAACCAAACCAAAAAACCGCTGCTTGCCTTGATGGGCGCGCTGATTATGGTTCAACTGATGATGGTCGGCGGCGACGACTCCATGGTGAAAATCATCGGTAAAGAATTTGCCGCGATGGCAGGCGAACACTGGGTTTACTTCTCCCCTTACCTTGGCGCTATCGGTGCATTCTTCTCCGGTTCGAACACCGTATCCAACCTGACATTCGGCCCGATTCAGCAACAAATCGCCCTTGATACCGGCCTGTCCGTGACCCTCATCCTCGCCCTGCAATCCGTCGGTGGCGCAATGGGCAACATGGTCTGCATCAACAACATCATCGCCGTATGTACCGTACTGGACGTAAAAAACGCTGAAGGTGCGATTATCAAGAAAACCGTCATCCCCATGGCGATTTACGGTGTAATTGCTGTCGCCATAGCAATTATTTTCTTCCCTCTAAGGTAAGAACCTTGTAACGCAAAAGGTCGTCTGAAAATGTTCAGACGACCTTTTTTATGAAGCAAACAGTTAGTCAATACTCCCCTTCCCTACCATCATATAGTGGATTAACTTTAAATCAGGACAAGGCGACGAAGCCGCAGACAGTACAGATAGTACGGAACCGATTCACTTGGTGTTTCAGCACCTTAGAGAATCGTTCTCTTTGAGCTAAGGCGAGGCAACGCCGTACTGGTTTAAAGCTAATCCGCTATAAAAAATGCAGATAAAAAAACGGGCCGCCAAAAGGCGACCCTAAGAAACTCTTGCAGCTGGGAGTAATAGCAAGAGATTACGACACTTTAACCTGGTTTATGCCGGAGAAACGACGCATCAGCTCTGGAATGGCTTCGGCATTCGAAGCAACAGTGATGCCCATTTTCCGCATTTGGTAGATAGTCTCGATGGTGCTTTCAGGCGCGTAGCCGTGGCAGGCACCGAGATTGACAATAATATGAAGATTATCGCTGTACCAAGACAATTGCTTGGCCGTATTGGCGACAGTTTCTTCGATGGCCAATCCGCCAATAATGACAGTATCGGCTTTTTGTTCGTGCAGCCATTCCAACAGGCCTGTGCTGTTTGCCTCATTGGCTTCATGAAAACAAGCACCGTGAACATGTTTACCGCTTAATTCGAGCGTATGATCGTAATCTGCCGGAGAGGGCAAACCTTGGAGCAAATGCGTTCCGCGACAACCTCCGGCGCATTGGCTGAAAAAGCCGGACGGTCGACCAAACATGACACCGTTGCGATTGACGACGGTCGCACAAATGCTCTCCGGATCAATGCTCACATTCTCAATTAAAACCCTTTTATCTGCCAACGCTGCCTGGCGGTTAAGTTCATTAACCATATTTTCCGGACGCAACAAAAAATGGGTTGCATTAGCAGCCATACAGGTAAAGCGAAATTGCGGTTGGATGTCGATTGCAACGGTAGTCATAAGATATGGCTCTCTATATTTAATTCTGCAAACAGAATCAGGATTGCTCCGTTCAATCACTGACCAGACAAATGGTTTAATTTAACGATAATCGGTGTATTTATGATGAACGGTATAATATCAGGATAATCGTTGTATAGCTAGTAAATATTTTAAGATTTGTAACAATACTCGCAGTAAATATAATTTTTGTTGTATTTAAGGTTAACACTCTAATCAATTATCATTTTTAAGCGATTATTTTTATTCATTAATTTTTTATTAATTCCATGATTCCCCTGTATTTTCAAAATACGGGACACCATGAATAAAACTGTTGTTTAAAAGAAAAATATGCCTCTAGAAAGCGAAAAATTGTTGGCAATATCCCTATCGCAAGCTGATTTTTCTCCCCAATGGCAAAAATAAACGGTACAAAAACCTTGCCATACCAACCGCCACAGCCCCAAACAAATAAAACGTGCAACACAGTCCCTAGGAATTTCTACAAAAAAAGGCTACCTGAAGATTCAGGTAGCCTTTTTTTGCGCAGCACCTTATTTCAACGTCGCCTTCGCCGCTTCCCGTTGCAAATGCCGCTGCATATAGCCGGCAAACGGTTCAGCGTTCGGCAGCACTTGGGCGCGGAACATGCCCCAGCTCAAGAGAGCGGTCAAGTATATATCGAGTGCGCTAAAATATTGTCCCACGGCGTATTCGCGGCCGTCGGACAGCAGGGTTTGCAGGGTATGCAGCGCGGTATCGAAATCGCCGTAGCCGAGGGAACGGCGCCATTCCTCGCTCTGCGGCACCTGACGCCAGCGGTCGAGAATAGCGTATTCGAGCTGAGAACCAAACGACAGCCAGCGGTAGTATTGCCCGCGCTCCGGAGTACCCGCAGCCGAGATCAGCCGTTTTTCGGGGAAAAGCTCGGCCAGATAGGTGAGAATGGCGGGCAATTCGGTAATCACTTGCCCAGCATGTTTGATAGCAGGTACTTTGCCCATCGGGTTGATGGCTAGATAGTCCGCCTCTTTGAGCTGCGGGTAATCCAGCACCACGTTGTCGTAATCCGCGCCGCATTCGGTCAGCATCCAGCGTACATTGGTGCCGCGTGAAGGATTTGCAGTATAGAGGGTGATTTTGCTCATGATGTTTCCTTGTCCAATTGTGGGTGAGGTGTTTGCAGGCTGTCTAAAACCCAGTCAGGATACCTCATGGCTGTGTCAGTTTCTGTCAGCAGCATGGTCTTGGTCAAACCGCATCGCACTAGTGGCTCAAATCAAACGCGCTCAAATCCAGCCCTTCATGCTGCCGCCAGCGTTGCAGCAGCAGGCGGTGCGGCATGGGATAGGCTGCGCCGGTTTGAATTTGAGCGATGCGGTCGCAACGAAAATGGCGGAATGCCTGCCGCAAGGTGCACCAAGCCGCCAGAAGCCGCACGTTGTCCCAATAGCCCAACGCCACCGGCCACACCGTGCGTCGGCTGGCCTGCCCTTGCACATCGGTGTAGCTGAAACTGAGTGTCTGCTCCTGCCGCAAAGCCTGCCGCACCTGCGCCAGAACGTGTTCTTCGTCGTGTCCGAACGTCGTCGCGCAGTTAATCGGATACACCGCATGGGCTTCTGCCTGCTCCGCCAAGCGCGCGGGCAGCACTGCGTGCACTTTACCCAACACCGAGCGTGCCGCCTCCGCCATTTCGCCATCAGCATGCGCTGCCGCCCAGCGCATACCTAGCATCAGTGCTTCGAGCTCGTTTTCGCTGAACATCAGCGGCGGCAGGTTGCAATCCTGCTGCAACACAAAGCCCACGCCCGCTTCTCCGTCTATCACTGCGCCCTGATGGCGCAGCGTGTCGATGTCGCGGTATACCGAGCGCACGCTGATGCACAGCTCCTGCGCCAGCAGCCGCGCGCTTTTCGGATGGCGGCTGGTGCGCAAAAGCTGCAAGAGTTTGAGCAGGCGGTCGGTACGGTTGGGCATGGTGGGTCTCCTTGATTTCCTTTGAGGAAGGGGGCAGTTTGTTTGATTTCTGAAATATGCGGATAACCGGGCAGCCTGATTGCCTACGCATTGCTGCATCAGGCATGGCCGTCATGGGAAGCGGAAGAGTAGCGGGTTCGGGCTTGAATGGGCAAGGGTTCCGATTCGATTTCGTTTACTACCAAGCGGTTAAGGAGTCATGGCAATTGCACGAAAGGTCGTCTGAAAATAGTTTTCAGACGACCTTTGCTTCAATCAAACTTGAATCAATGCCTAAAATGGCGAATACCCGTTACCACCATCGCAATACCGTGTTCGTCTGCCGCGTCGAAGACTTCCTGATCGCGCATCGAGCCTGCGGGGTGGATGATGGCTTTGATGCCCTGTTCGGCGATGACGTCCACGCCGTCGCGGAAGGGGAAGAAGGCATCGGAGGCGGCGCATGCGCCGTTTAAGTCCAAACCTGCGTCCTGCGCTTTGCGGGCGGCGATGCGGGTGCTGTCCACGCGGCTCA
The DNA window shown above is from Neisseria sicca and carries:
- a CDS encoding L-lactate permease, translated to MALFLSIFPIILLIWLMVKKNSMPSYIALPITAALIYAIKLFYFKDDAMLLNATAASGLVSTLTPITVIFGAIMFNRMMETTGCIDIIRKWLATISPNPVAQLMIIGWSFAFMIEGASGFGTPAAIAAPILMSLGFNPLKVAIFTLVMNSVPVSFGAVGTPTWFGFAPLNLSAENILAIGRQTGVMHFFAGFVIPVIGLSFIVPWSEIRKNLGFIGIAVFSCTIPYVALAMVNEEFPSLVAGAIGLMVSVFAANHGWGLSKDHPKDPNAEKVPFAQVAKALAPLGMLIGMLVVTRIKQLGIKGLLTSKEEWFSFQLPFDLSKITVSDSLTITFGNIFGQGVSASYQTLYVPAWIPFVFTVWICILLYKTKFKDAWAFYAATFNQTKKPLLALMGALIMVQLMMVGGDDSMVKIIGKEFAAMAGEHWVYFSPYLGAIGAFFSGSNTVSNLTFGPIQQQIALDTGLSVTLILALQSVGGAMGNMVCINNIIAVCTVLDVKNAEGAIIKKTVIPMAIYGVIAVAIAIIFFPLR
- a CDS encoding isochorismatase family protein — encoded protein: MTTVAIDIQPQFRFTCMAANATHFLLRPENMVNELNRQAALADKRVLIENVSIDPESICATVVNRNGVMFGRPSGFFSQCAGGCRGTHLLQGLPSPADYDHTLELSGKHVHGACFHEANEANSTGLLEWLHEQKADTVIIGGLAIEETVANTAKQLSWYSDNLHIIVNLGACHGYAPESTIETIYQMRKMGITVASNAEAIPELMRRFSGINQVKVS
- a CDS encoding glutathione S-transferase family protein, giving the protein MSKITLYTANPSRGTNVRWMLTECGADYDNVVLDYPQLKEADYLAINPMGKVPAIKHAGQVITELPAILTYLAELFPEKRLISAAGTPERGQYYRWLSFGSQLEYAILDRWRQVPQSEEWRRSLGYGDFDTALHTLQTLLSDGREYAVGQYFSALDIYLTALLSWGMFRAQVLPNAEPFAGYMQRHLQREAAKATLK
- a CDS encoding helix-turn-helix transcriptional regulator — its product is MPNRTDRLLKLLQLLRTSRHPKSARLLAQELCISVRSVYRDIDTLRHQGAVIDGEAGVGFVLQQDCNLPPLMFSENELEALMLGMRWAAAHADGEMAEAARSVLGKVHAVLPARLAEQAEAHAVYPINCATTFGHDEEHVLAQVRQALRQEQTLSFSYTDVQGQASRRTVWPVALGYWDNVRLLAAWCTLRQAFRHFRCDRIAQIQTGAAYPMPHRLLLQRWRQHEGLDLSAFDLSH